In a genomic window of Gadus macrocephalus chromosome 9, ASM3116895v1:
- the fth1b gene encoding ferritin, heavy polypeptide 1b isoform X1, translating to MRALILKGMTGCGGVTSRFSLVERSASGLRSKGHCLKQGRIMTSQIRQNFHQDCEAALNRQINLELYASYVYLSMSYYFDRDDKALPNLAKFFRSQSKEEREHAEKLMALQNQRGGRIFLQDIRKPDRDEWGSAVEALDCSLQLEKSVNQSLLDVHKIASEHGDPHMCDFIETHYLDEQVKSIKELSDWVSNLRRMGAPENGMAEYLFDKHTLGGASA from the exons ATGCGAGCCCTTATTTTGAAAGGCATGACCGGATGTGGTGGTGTGACCTCTCGCTTTTCATTGGTGGAGCGTTCAGCTAGTGGATTGAGGAGCAAAGGACACTGTTTAAAGCAGGGAAG AATCATGACTTCGCAAATCCGGCAGAACTTCCACCAGGACTGCGAGGCGGCCCTGAACCGCCAGATCAACCTGGAGCTCTACGCCTCCTATGTCTACCTTTCCATG TCCTACTACTTTGACCGAGATGACAAGGCTCTTCCGAACTTGGCCAAGTTCTTCCGCTCGCAGTCCAAAGAGGAGCGTGAGCACGCAGAGAAGCTGATGGCTCTGCAGAACCAGCGCGGCGGGAGGATCTTTCTGCAGGACATCAGG AAGCCCGACCGGGACGAGTGGGGCAGTGCCGTCGAGGCACTCGACTGCTCCCTGCAGCTGGAGAAGAGCGTCAACCAATCCCTGCTCGACGTTCATAAAATAGCCTCCGAACACGGTGACCCTCAT ATGTGTGACTTCATCGAGACGCACTATCTGGACGAGCAGGTGAAGTCCATCAAAGAGCTGAGTGACTGGGTGTCCAACCTGCGCCGCATGGGGGCCCCTGAGAACGGCATGGCCGAGTACCTGTTCGACAAGCACACCCTGGGCGGGGCGAGCGCATAG
- the incenp gene encoding inner centromere protein A isoform X3, translating into MTSPFSFVLSLKELFAGKLQQFMSDIDDVHSVWLTEIKQEADRMLTSDFSAEPELMPKTPSQKRNNRRKRVSLGYQEETRAKRRFSKGKRSKLRGSSVKTLDLLAEDEGIPRASTSGQVVEQPKRSTRRNKQTQPEASLEEAAFSDCSAEQVPEVGPEVADQELKTAVAEEKSEVIDMELETAVPDAETAIEEETEIEADEPQVCSSIPTPSPPEIPVPTVSVRISSTDRRSAELVAQRVVSPGRSATKIVIADTPSRARRTSNVRLSLKLRYSKAGVRHSRMQDGVRRTSRRSIMKKKLTRGGNTTCSSNDSDDSCIEIDGEVEKDRELPSVQSDDAETAADEPQAIPDKAGSGNERVTRSMAVNSPVLLFSPVLSSMLRGVPSVLSPGGAKTTPVGSWRGSRNSKRKSPEAKEATPNKKPLPAMKSQSVMRPNMRAFLQTVQKNQMLMMAPASMGRSTVMKSFIKHTTPLKVDAKDVKHGLVAKERLKLEALKKKQEQEEERIKKMEEEKRRKLDEQKRKRDERLRRVVEARMKEDEEKKKRIEQKMSQTDEKNDKMRVERVAEEKAKKKVAVKRQEELEQKKRLEEETRLKKIQQAEEEKRQQELVAKRAEEEERARKLAEARRALELRREREKEQEQEKERRALAERERAEREKALATLWANREKERKEMEEKRNLEEKKRREEHQRLAAENAAREAAMHKMAAASAALNVKSSLLNSPVRKGAALNITVEVEKSPQSYSLTPKGGNKPLLKSNSAEDYGMDQKSDDSTDDESAPRKPIPSWAEGHNLQQAITKQYFNPPDLHTYFGVCEPPKLEDIFYKSKPRYFKRTSSAVWHSPPRHGHY; encoded by the exons ATGACCTCCCCATTCTCATTCGTGCTGTCCCTTAAGGAACTGTTTGCTGGGAAACTGCAGCAGTTCATGAGTGACATTGATGATGTTCACAGTGTTTGGCTGACTGAAATCAAGCAGGAAGCCGACCGCATGTTGACAAG TGATTTTAGTGCTGAGCCAGAATTGATGCCAAAAACTCCATCTCAGAAAAGAAACAACCGCAGGAAGCGTGTATCCCTGGGCTATCAAGAAGAGACTCGAGCCAAGAGACG GTTTTCTAAGGGCAAACGTAGCAAATTACGGGGCTCCTCTGTTAAAACTTTGGACCTTCTCGCTGAAGATGAGGGCATACCCCGAGCCAGCACGTCAGGGCAGGTTGTCGAGCAGCCCAAACGCAGCACTcgcagaaacaaacaaactcagccTGAGGCATCACTGGAGGAAGCAGCCTTCAGTGACTGCAGTGCAGAACAG GTACCTGAGGTGGGACCAGAGGTTGCAGATCAGGAGTTGAAGACTGCAGTAGCTGAGGAGAAATCAGAGGTCATAGATATGGAGTTGGAGACGGCGGTACCCGATGCTGAGACAGCGATCGAAGAAGAGACAGAGATCGAAGCAGACGAGCCCCAAGTGTGTTCCTCCATCCCCACACCATCGCCGCCCGAGATCCCCGTCCCCACGGTCTCAGTGAGAATCTCTTCCACAGACCGCCGCTCTGCAGAGCTGGTTGCACAGCGTGTGGTGTCGCCCGGCCGCAGTGCCACCAAAATAGTCATAGCTGATACACCCAGTAGGGCCCGACGTACCTCCAACGTGCGCCTCTCCCTCAAGCTGCGCTACTCCAAGGCCGGGGTCCGGCACAGCAGGATGCAGGACGGTGTGCGCCGGACCTCCAGGCGCTCCATCATGAAGAAGAAATTGACTCGTGGTGGCAACACGACATGCAGTAGCAACGATAGTG ATGATTCTTGCATTGAAATTGATGGAGAAGTGGAGAAGGACAGAGAATT GCCGTCGGTGCAGAGCGATGACGCTGAAACGGCGGCTGACGAACCACAAGCTATCCCAGAC AAGGCAGGGAGCGGAAACGAGCGCGTGACTCGCTCCATGGCGGTCAACTCTCCTGTGCTCCTATTCTCCCCGGTGCTCTCCAGCATGTTAAGAGGCGTCCCCTCGGTCCTCTCCCCAG GCGGTGCAAAGACGACTCCTGTGGGAAGTTGGAG GGGCAGCCGAAATAGCAAGCGCAAATCCCCTGAAGCAAAGGAGGCCACCCCAAACAAGAAGCCCTTACCTGCAATGAAAAGCCAATCG GTCATGAGGCCCAACATGAGGGCCTTCCTCCAGACCGTACAGAAGAACCAGATGCTTATGATGGCTCCAGCGTCTATGGGCCGCAGCACTGTGATGAAGTCCTTCATTAAACACACCACGCCCCTTAAGGTCGACGCAAAG GACGTAAAGCACGGTCTTGTG GCCAAAGAACGCCTCAAACTGGAAGCTCTCAAAAagaagcaggagcaggaggaggagaggataaagaagatggaggaagagaagagacgaAAGCTTGATGAACAGAAACG GAAGAGGGACGAGAGGCTGAGGAGAGTGGTGGAGGCCCGAAtgaaggaggacgaggagaagaaaaagagaatCGAGCAGAAAATGTCCCAGACCGATGAGAAAAATGATAAG ATGCGCGTTGAGCGCGTGGCAGAAGAAAAGGCCAAGAAGAAAGTGGCTGTGAAGCgtcaggaggagctggagcagaagaagaggcTGGAAGAGGAGACCAGACTCAAGAAGATCCAGCAAGCC gaggaggagaagaggcagcaggagctggtggccaagcgggcagaggaggaagagcgcgCTCGCAAGCTGGCTGAAGCCCGCAGAGCTCTGGAACtgaggagggagcgggagaaggagcaggagcaggagaaggagagacgagCTCTTGCTGAACG AGAGCgtgcagagagggagaaagctcTAGCTACTCTCTGGGcaaacagagagaaggagaggaaagagatggAAGAGAAAAGAAACCTTGAGGAAAAGAAAAGGAGG GAGGAGCACCAGCGGCTGGCTGCTGAGAACGCTGCCCGAGAAGCTGCGATGCACAAAATGGCTGCTGCCTCGGCTGCTTTAAATGTCAAG AGCTCTCTACTCAACAGCCCAGTGAGGAAGGGGGCGGCCCTGAACATCACTGTGGAGGTTGAG AAATCCCCTCAGTCCTACAGCCTCACTCCCAAGGGTGGCAACAAACCACTTCTTAAAAGTAACAGTGCTGAGGATTATGGGATGGACCAAAAAAGCGATGACTCCACTGATGACGAGTCGGCGCCACGGAAACCAATCCCGTCATGGGCAGAAG GTCACAATCTGCAGCAGGCCATCACCAAGCAGTACTTCAACCCCCCAGATCTGCATACCTACTTTGGAGTATGCGAGCCTCCGAAGCTGGAGGACATCTTCTATAAGAGCAAACCGCGCTACTTCAAGCGCACAAGCTCCGCTGTATGGCACTCTCCCCCCCGACATGGCCATTATTAA
- the fth1b gene encoding ferritin, heavy polypeptide 1b isoform X2 encodes MTSQIRQNFHQDCEAALNRQINLELYASYVYLSMSYYFDRDDKALPNLAKFFRSQSKEEREHAEKLMALQNQRGGRIFLQDIRKPDRDEWGSAVEALDCSLQLEKSVNQSLLDVHKIASEHGDPHMCDFIETHYLDEQVKSIKELSDWVSNLRRMGAPENGMAEYLFDKHTLGGASA; translated from the exons ATGACTTCGCAAATCCGGCAGAACTTCCACCAGGACTGCGAGGCGGCCCTGAACCGCCAGATCAACCTGGAGCTCTACGCCTCCTATGTCTACCTTTCCATG TCCTACTACTTTGACCGAGATGACAAGGCTCTTCCGAACTTGGCCAAGTTCTTCCGCTCGCAGTCCAAAGAGGAGCGTGAGCACGCAGAGAAGCTGATGGCTCTGCAGAACCAGCGCGGCGGGAGGATCTTTCTGCAGGACATCAGG AAGCCCGACCGGGACGAGTGGGGCAGTGCCGTCGAGGCACTCGACTGCTCCCTGCAGCTGGAGAAGAGCGTCAACCAATCCCTGCTCGACGTTCATAAAATAGCCTCCGAACACGGTGACCCTCAT ATGTGTGACTTCATCGAGACGCACTATCTGGACGAGCAGGTGAAGTCCATCAAAGAGCTGAGTGACTGGGTGTCCAACCTGCGCCGCATGGGGGCCCCTGAGAACGGCATGGCCGAGTACCTGTTCGACAAGCACACCCTGGGCGGGGCGAGCGCATAG
- the incenp gene encoding inner centromere protein isoform X2, with amino-acid sequence MTSPFSFVLSLKELFAGKLQQFMSDIDDVHSVWLTEIKQEADRMLTSDFSAEPELMPKTPSQKRNNRRKRVSLGYQEETRAKRRFSKGKRSKLRGSSVKTLDLLAEDEGIPRASTSGQVVEQPKRSTRRNKQTQPEASLEEAAFSDCSAEQVPEVGPEVAVQVPEVGPEVADQELKTAVAEEKSEVIDMELETAVPDAETAIEEETEIEADEPQVCSSIPTPSPPEIPVPTVSVRISSTDRRSAELVAQRVVSPGRSATKIVIADTPSRARRTSNVRLSLKLRYSKAGVRHSRMQDGVRRTSRRSIMKKKLTRGGNTTCSSNDSDDSCIEIDGEVEKDRELPSVQSDDAETAADEPQAIPDKAGSGNERVTRSMAVNSPVLLFSPVLSSMLRGVPSVLSPGGAKTTPVGSWRGSRNSKRKSPEAKEATPNKKPLPAMKSQSVMRPNMRAFLQTVQKNQMLMMAPASMGRSTVMKSFIKHTTPLKVDAKAKERLKLEALKKKQEQEEERIKKMEEEKRRKLDEQKRKRDERLRRVVEARMKEDEEKKKRIEQKMSQTDEKNDKMRVERVAEEKAKKKVAVKRQEELEQKKRLEEETRLKKIQQAEEEKRQQELVAKRAEEEERARKLAEARRALELRREREKEQEQEKERRALAERERAEREKALATLWANREKERKEMEEKRNLEEKKRREEHQRLAAENAAREAAMHKMAAASAALNVKSSLLNSPVRKGAALNITVEVEKSPQSYSLTPKGGNKPLLKSNSAEDYGMDQKSDDSTDDESAPRKPIPSWAEGHNLQQAITKQYFNPPDLHTYFGVCEPPKLEDIFYKSKPRYFKRTSSAVWHSPPRHGHY; translated from the exons ATGACCTCCCCATTCTCATTCGTGCTGTCCCTTAAGGAACTGTTTGCTGGGAAACTGCAGCAGTTCATGAGTGACATTGATGATGTTCACAGTGTTTGGCTGACTGAAATCAAGCAGGAAGCCGACCGCATGTTGACAAG TGATTTTAGTGCTGAGCCAGAATTGATGCCAAAAACTCCATCTCAGAAAAGAAACAACCGCAGGAAGCGTGTATCCCTGGGCTATCAAGAAGAGACTCGAGCCAAGAGACG GTTTTCTAAGGGCAAACGTAGCAAATTACGGGGCTCCTCTGTTAAAACTTTGGACCTTCTCGCTGAAGATGAGGGCATACCCCGAGCCAGCACGTCAGGGCAGGTTGTCGAGCAGCCCAAACGCAGCACTcgcagaaacaaacaaactcagccTGAGGCATCACTGGAGGAAGCAGCCTTCAGTGACTGCAGTGCAGAACAGGTACCTGAGGTGGGACCAGAGGTTGCAGTACAGGTACCTGAGGTGGGACCAGAGGTTGCAGATCAGGAGTTGAAGACTGCAGTAGCTGAGGAGAAATCAGAGGTCATAGATATGGAGTTGGAGACGGCGGTACCCGATGCTGAGACAGCGATCGAAGAAGAGACAGAGATCGAAGCAGACGAGCCCCAAGTGTGTTCCTCCATCCCCACACCATCGCCGCCCGAGATCCCCGTCCCCACGGTCTCAGTGAGAATCTCTTCCACAGACCGCCGCTCTGCAGAGCTGGTTGCACAGCGTGTGGTGTCGCCCGGCCGCAGTGCCACCAAAATAGTCATAGCTGATACACCCAGTAGGGCCCGACGTACCTCCAACGTGCGCCTCTCCCTCAAGCTGCGCTACTCCAAGGCCGGGGTCCGGCACAGCAGGATGCAGGACGGTGTGCGCCGGACCTCCAGGCGCTCCATCATGAAGAAGAAATTGACTCGTGGTGGCAACACGACATGCAGTAGCAACGATAGTG ATGATTCTTGCATTGAAATTGATGGAGAAGTGGAGAAGGACAGAGAATT GCCGTCGGTGCAGAGCGATGACGCTGAAACGGCGGCTGACGAACCACAAGCTATCCCAGAC AAGGCAGGGAGCGGAAACGAGCGCGTGACTCGCTCCATGGCGGTCAACTCTCCTGTGCTCCTATTCTCCCCGGTGCTCTCCAGCATGTTAAGAGGCGTCCCCTCGGTCCTCTCCCCAG GCGGTGCAAAGACGACTCCTGTGGGAAGTTGGAG GGGCAGCCGAAATAGCAAGCGCAAATCCCCTGAAGCAAAGGAGGCCACCCCAAACAAGAAGCCCTTACCTGCAATGAAAAGCCAATCG GTCATGAGGCCCAACATGAGGGCCTTCCTCCAGACCGTACAGAAGAACCAGATGCTTATGATGGCTCCAGCGTCTATGGGCCGCAGCACTGTGATGAAGTCCTTCATTAAACACACCACGCCCCTTAAGGTCGACGCAAAG GCCAAAGAACGCCTCAAACTGGAAGCTCTCAAAAagaagcaggagcaggaggaggagaggataaagaagatggaggaagagaagagacgaAAGCTTGATGAACAGAAACG GAAGAGGGACGAGAGGCTGAGGAGAGTGGTGGAGGCCCGAAtgaaggaggacgaggagaagaaaaagagaatCGAGCAGAAAATGTCCCAGACCGATGAGAAAAATGATAAG ATGCGCGTTGAGCGCGTGGCAGAAGAAAAGGCCAAGAAGAAAGTGGCTGTGAAGCgtcaggaggagctggagcagaagaagaggcTGGAAGAGGAGACCAGACTCAAGAAGATCCAGCAAGCC gaggaggagaagaggcagcaggagctggtggccaagcgggcagaggaggaagagcgcgCTCGCAAGCTGGCTGAAGCCCGCAGAGCTCTGGAACtgaggagggagcgggagaaggagcaggagcaggagaaggagagacgagCTCTTGCTGAACG AGAGCgtgcagagagggagaaagctcTAGCTACTCTCTGGGcaaacagagagaaggagaggaaagagatggAAGAGAAAAGAAACCTTGAGGAAAAGAAAAGGAGG GAGGAGCACCAGCGGCTGGCTGCTGAGAACGCTGCCCGAGAAGCTGCGATGCACAAAATGGCTGCTGCCTCGGCTGCTTTAAATGTCAAG AGCTCTCTACTCAACAGCCCAGTGAGGAAGGGGGCGGCCCTGAACATCACTGTGGAGGTTGAG AAATCCCCTCAGTCCTACAGCCTCACTCCCAAGGGTGGCAACAAACCACTTCTTAAAAGTAACAGTGCTGAGGATTATGGGATGGACCAAAAAAGCGATGACTCCACTGATGACGAGTCGGCGCCACGGAAACCAATCCCGTCATGGGCAGAAG GTCACAATCTGCAGCAGGCCATCACCAAGCAGTACTTCAACCCCCCAGATCTGCATACCTACTTTGGAGTATGCGAGCCTCCGAAGCTGGAGGACATCTTCTATAAGAGCAAACCGCGCTACTTCAAGCGCACAAGCTCCGCTGTATGGCACTCTCCCCCCCGACATGGCCATTATTAA
- the incenp gene encoding inner centromere protein A isoform X1, translating to MTSPFSFVLSLKELFAGKLQQFMSDIDDVHSVWLTEIKQEADRMLTSDFSAEPELMPKTPSQKRNNRRKRVSLGYQEETRAKRRFSKGKRSKLRGSSVKTLDLLAEDEGIPRASTSGQVVEQPKRSTRRNKQTQPEASLEEAAFSDCSAEQVPEVGPEVAVQVPEVGPEVADQELKTAVAEEKSEVIDMELETAVPDAETAIEEETEIEADEPQVCSSIPTPSPPEIPVPTVSVRISSTDRRSAELVAQRVVSPGRSATKIVIADTPSRARRTSNVRLSLKLRYSKAGVRHSRMQDGVRRTSRRSIMKKKLTRGGNTTCSSNDSDDSCIEIDGEVEKDRELPSVQSDDAETAADEPQAIPDKAGSGNERVTRSMAVNSPVLLFSPVLSSMLRGVPSVLSPGGAKTTPVGSWRGSRNSKRKSPEAKEATPNKKPLPAMKSQSVMRPNMRAFLQTVQKNQMLMMAPASMGRSTVMKSFIKHTTPLKVDAKDVKHGLVAKERLKLEALKKKQEQEEERIKKMEEEKRRKLDEQKRKRDERLRRVVEARMKEDEEKKKRIEQKMSQTDEKNDKMRVERVAEEKAKKKVAVKRQEELEQKKRLEEETRLKKIQQAEEEKRQQELVAKRAEEEERARKLAEARRALELRREREKEQEQEKERRALAERERAEREKALATLWANREKERKEMEEKRNLEEKKRREEHQRLAAENAAREAAMHKMAAASAALNVKSSLLNSPVRKGAALNITVEVEKSPQSYSLTPKGGNKPLLKSNSAEDYGMDQKSDDSTDDESAPRKPIPSWAEGHNLQQAITKQYFNPPDLHTYFGVCEPPKLEDIFYKSKPRYFKRTSSAVWHSPPRHGHY from the exons ATGACCTCCCCATTCTCATTCGTGCTGTCCCTTAAGGAACTGTTTGCTGGGAAACTGCAGCAGTTCATGAGTGACATTGATGATGTTCACAGTGTTTGGCTGACTGAAATCAAGCAGGAAGCCGACCGCATGTTGACAAG TGATTTTAGTGCTGAGCCAGAATTGATGCCAAAAACTCCATCTCAGAAAAGAAACAACCGCAGGAAGCGTGTATCCCTGGGCTATCAAGAAGAGACTCGAGCCAAGAGACG GTTTTCTAAGGGCAAACGTAGCAAATTACGGGGCTCCTCTGTTAAAACTTTGGACCTTCTCGCTGAAGATGAGGGCATACCCCGAGCCAGCACGTCAGGGCAGGTTGTCGAGCAGCCCAAACGCAGCACTcgcagaaacaaacaaactcagccTGAGGCATCACTGGAGGAAGCAGCCTTCAGTGACTGCAGTGCAGAACAGGTACCTGAGGTGGGACCAGAGGTTGCAGTACAGGTACCTGAGGTGGGACCAGAGGTTGCAGATCAGGAGTTGAAGACTGCAGTAGCTGAGGAGAAATCAGAGGTCATAGATATGGAGTTGGAGACGGCGGTACCCGATGCTGAGACAGCGATCGAAGAAGAGACAGAGATCGAAGCAGACGAGCCCCAAGTGTGTTCCTCCATCCCCACACCATCGCCGCCCGAGATCCCCGTCCCCACGGTCTCAGTGAGAATCTCTTCCACAGACCGCCGCTCTGCAGAGCTGGTTGCACAGCGTGTGGTGTCGCCCGGCCGCAGTGCCACCAAAATAGTCATAGCTGATACACCCAGTAGGGCCCGACGTACCTCCAACGTGCGCCTCTCCCTCAAGCTGCGCTACTCCAAGGCCGGGGTCCGGCACAGCAGGATGCAGGACGGTGTGCGCCGGACCTCCAGGCGCTCCATCATGAAGAAGAAATTGACTCGTGGTGGCAACACGACATGCAGTAGCAACGATAGTG ATGATTCTTGCATTGAAATTGATGGAGAAGTGGAGAAGGACAGAGAATT GCCGTCGGTGCAGAGCGATGACGCTGAAACGGCGGCTGACGAACCACAAGCTATCCCAGAC AAGGCAGGGAGCGGAAACGAGCGCGTGACTCGCTCCATGGCGGTCAACTCTCCTGTGCTCCTATTCTCCCCGGTGCTCTCCAGCATGTTAAGAGGCGTCCCCTCGGTCCTCTCCCCAG GCGGTGCAAAGACGACTCCTGTGGGAAGTTGGAG GGGCAGCCGAAATAGCAAGCGCAAATCCCCTGAAGCAAAGGAGGCCACCCCAAACAAGAAGCCCTTACCTGCAATGAAAAGCCAATCG GTCATGAGGCCCAACATGAGGGCCTTCCTCCAGACCGTACAGAAGAACCAGATGCTTATGATGGCTCCAGCGTCTATGGGCCGCAGCACTGTGATGAAGTCCTTCATTAAACACACCACGCCCCTTAAGGTCGACGCAAAG GACGTAAAGCACGGTCTTGTG GCCAAAGAACGCCTCAAACTGGAAGCTCTCAAAAagaagcaggagcaggaggaggagaggataaagaagatggaggaagagaagagacgaAAGCTTGATGAACAGAAACG GAAGAGGGACGAGAGGCTGAGGAGAGTGGTGGAGGCCCGAAtgaaggaggacgaggagaagaaaaagagaatCGAGCAGAAAATGTCCCAGACCGATGAGAAAAATGATAAG ATGCGCGTTGAGCGCGTGGCAGAAGAAAAGGCCAAGAAGAAAGTGGCTGTGAAGCgtcaggaggagctggagcagaagaagaggcTGGAAGAGGAGACCAGACTCAAGAAGATCCAGCAAGCC gaggaggagaagaggcagcaggagctggtggccaagcgggcagaggaggaagagcgcgCTCGCAAGCTGGCTGAAGCCCGCAGAGCTCTGGAACtgaggagggagcgggagaaggagcaggagcaggagaaggagagacgagCTCTTGCTGAACG AGAGCgtgcagagagggagaaagctcTAGCTACTCTCTGGGcaaacagagagaaggagaggaaagagatggAAGAGAAAAGAAACCTTGAGGAAAAGAAAAGGAGG GAGGAGCACCAGCGGCTGGCTGCTGAGAACGCTGCCCGAGAAGCTGCGATGCACAAAATGGCTGCTGCCTCGGCTGCTTTAAATGTCAAG AGCTCTCTACTCAACAGCCCAGTGAGGAAGGGGGCGGCCCTGAACATCACTGTGGAGGTTGAG AAATCCCCTCAGTCCTACAGCCTCACTCCCAAGGGTGGCAACAAACCACTTCTTAAAAGTAACAGTGCTGAGGATTATGGGATGGACCAAAAAAGCGATGACTCCACTGATGACGAGTCGGCGCCACGGAAACCAATCCCGTCATGGGCAGAAG GTCACAATCTGCAGCAGGCCATCACCAAGCAGTACTTCAACCCCCCAGATCTGCATACCTACTTTGGAGTATGCGAGCCTCCGAAGCTGGAGGACATCTTCTATAAGAGCAAACCGCGCTACTTCAAGCGCACAAGCTCCGCTGTATGGCACTCTCCCCCCCGACATGGCCATTATTAA